A stretch of Desulfobacter hydrogenophilus DNA encodes these proteins:
- the satP gene encoding acetate uptake transporter encodes MKDETLANPGPLGLMGFGMTTVLLNIHNAGFFEISSMILAMGLFYGGAAQIIAGILEFKKGNTFGVTAFISYGHFWLTLVALILLPKLGWADPTPAKFMACYLFMWGIFTLFMFFGTLKANRGLQFVFASLTVLFFLLAIKDWTGSQLIGVIAGFEGIICGMSAIYLAMAEVLNEQYNRSILPVG; translated from the coding sequence ATGAAAGACGAAACGTTGGCTAATCCGGGACCTCTCGGATTGATGGGCTTTGGAATGACGACTGTGCTTTTGAACATTCATAATGCCGGTTTTTTTGAAATCAGTTCCATGATTCTTGCTATGGGGCTTTTTTACGGAGGTGCAGCCCAGATTATTGCCGGTATTCTTGAATTTAAAAAAGGTAATACTTTTGGAGTTACGGCATTCATATCCTATGGCCACTTCTGGTTGACTCTGGTGGCGCTTATCCTGTTACCAAAGCTTGGCTGGGCCGACCCGACGCCCGCAAAATTCATGGCCTGCTATCTGTTCATGTGGGGAATTTTTACACTGTTTATGTTTTTTGGGACATTAAAAGCGAACAGGGGCCTTCAGTTTGTTTTTGCATCGCTGACGGTATTGTTTTTTCTTCTTGCCATCAAAGACTGGACAGGTTCACAGCTTATCGGCGTAATTGCTGGTTTTGAAGGCATCATATGCGGAATGAGCGCTATCTATCTTGCCATGGCGGAAGTTCTCAACGAACAATACAATAGATCAATCCTTCCGGTGGGATAG
- a CDS encoding DUF294 nucleotidyltransferase-like domain-containing protein: MTLTYNNMKEESGEKFTSGIVISTVLAVVSIIMFIVSFYAIIIPMFERSVMDRKKEMIHELTNTAWSVLAEYDEEYKSGRITLAEAKVLATEEVGRMRYGNEHKNYFWITTTDPVMINHPYRSDLNGKDLGDFADEHGNKLFADAANLVNEKGEGIIQYYWKRKENASHEVPKLSYVKAFQEWNWIIGTGIYLEDVKREIKRLRDQLLRMSILIIGIIIVILVYVLKQTRIIEEKRKDAVNKLRLSNQRYKSLVGASTEGTLMVVDRKVVFANSKFISLLDNGAESLVGADFSELFKLSWDEMVSGIKNPNKTYAFETELLKYKAGYHHIVAYVTQVEQSDNAAYISDSTAYIVVIKNITEKYRLRLDTQKLSEDVQLSLQLMNQPVKNLVSENIYCDINMPIGKVIELMNHKRSEIISVRSSDETVGIVTDKDLRNRLMNDGITMDSPVVKLMTSPVISINQGALLYEAVLLFREHGISHLMVINNNNRIYGYISYLKCLEMQNNSLMFLLQEIQNCDVISDMRNIYNKVPVLIQAIFTSTDNISSVSRIITSIADAINKRVIEMAIAEVGQPPCEFAFIAMGSEGRGEQTLKTDQDNAIIFAEQSDDNKKYFLNLSVIINENLHKIGYARCEGDLMAGNPEWCNHIDEWKQIFSNWINNPVTLNVLDGSLFFDMRLVFGSMSLSSELIDFVYEELEGKNEFFSKLVQTVASSKPVFDRKHVDIKKFQLPIVGYLRAKALFHSIKQTNSMLRLDYLMAYDLISERKAQEIEKMYNFLMHLRIKWQVSLILDNDWPSNTVWLSNLTAIEQETLRNIIKEVVKLQEELQSMV; the protein is encoded by the coding sequence ATGACATTGACATACAACAACATGAAAGAAGAAAGTGGTGAAAAATTTACATCGGGGATAGTGATATCAACGGTGTTGGCTGTAGTAAGTATAATAATGTTTATTGTTTCATTTTACGCAATTATTATTCCAATGTTTGAGCGTAGTGTAATGGATAGAAAAAAGGAAATGATTCATGAATTAACTAATACTGCCTGGAGTGTTTTGGCCGAATATGATGAGGAATACAAAAGCGGCCGGATAACACTGGCTGAAGCTAAAGTTTTGGCTACTGAAGAAGTAGGCAGGATGAGGTATGGAAATGAGCACAAAAATTATTTCTGGATTACTACCACTGATCCTGTAATGATTAATCATCCATATCGTTCGGACTTAAACGGGAAAGACCTGGGTGATTTTGCAGACGAACATGGGAATAAGTTATTTGCCGATGCCGCTAACCTAGTAAATGAGAAAGGCGAGGGGATAATTCAATACTATTGGAAAAGGAAAGAAAATGCTTCGCATGAAGTTCCGAAATTATCGTATGTAAAAGCTTTCCAGGAGTGGAACTGGATAATTGGTACCGGGATATATCTTGAAGATGTAAAGCGTGAAATAAAAAGGTTGCGGGATCAGTTGTTACGAATGTCAATTCTTATTATTGGAATTATTATTGTAATTCTTGTTTATGTATTAAAGCAAACCAGAATAATTGAAGAAAAACGTAAAGATGCCGTAAATAAATTAAGGTTGTCTAACCAGAGATATAAAAGCCTGGTGGGTGCATCAACCGAAGGCACCTTGATGGTCGTTGATCGGAAGGTTGTATTTGCTAATAGCAAATTTATTAGTTTGCTTGATAATGGTGCAGAGTCCCTGGTTGGCGCCGATTTTTCAGAACTGTTTAAATTAAGCTGGGATGAAATGGTTTCAGGAATTAAAAATCCCAATAAAACATATGCTTTTGAAACCGAGCTTTTGAAATATAAAGCAGGTTATCATCATATTGTAGCTTATGTGACACAGGTTGAACAGTCGGATAATGCAGCATACATATCGGATAGCACAGCATATATAGTCGTTATAAAAAATATTACCGAAAAGTATAGACTCAGGCTTGATACCCAGAAATTGTCTGAGGATGTTCAGCTTTCGCTTCAATTAATGAATCAGCCGGTTAAGAATCTGGTAAGCGAAAATATTTATTGCGATATTAACATGCCGATAGGTAAGGTTATTGAGTTAATGAATCATAAGCGCAGCGAAATTATAAGTGTAAGAAGCAGCGATGAAACAGTCGGTATTGTCACCGATAAAGACCTCCGAAATCGTTTAATGAACGATGGAATTACTATGGATAGCCCGGTCGTTAAATTAATGACATCGCCGGTAATTAGTATAAATCAGGGGGCGTTACTGTATGAAGCCGTACTCTTATTCCGGGAGCATGGTATCTCGCACCTTATGGTTATCAATAATAACAATAGAATTTATGGCTACATCAGTTATCTTAAATGCCTTGAAATGCAAAATAACTCACTGATGTTTTTATTACAGGAGATACAAAATTGTGATGTTATAAGTGATATGCGCAATATTTATAATAAAGTACCTGTATTAATACAGGCAATATTCACTAGTACGGATAATATCAGCAGTGTATCGCGTATCATTACTTCAATCGCTGACGCTATAAATAAGCGGGTGATAGAAATGGCAATAGCTGAAGTCGGTCAGCCTCCTTGTGAGTTCGCCTTTATAGCCATGGGAAGCGAAGGGCGGGGAGAGCAAACACTTAAAACCGACCAGGATAATGCTATAATTTTTGCAGAGCAGTCTGATGATAATAAAAAATACTTTTTAAACCTGTCGGTGATAATAAATGAAAACCTGCATAAGATCGGTTATGCACGTTGCGAAGGTGATCTAATGGCAGGTAATCCTGAGTGGTGCAACCATATTGATGAATGGAAGCAAATATTTTCAAACTGGATTAATAACCCTGTTACGTTAAATGTTCTCGATGGTTCTTTATTTTTTGACATGCGTTTGGTTTTTGGAAGTATGTCTCTATCATCAGAACTGATTGATTTTGTATATGAAGAATTAGAAGGTAAAAATGAATTCTTTAGCAAGTTGGTTCAAACAGTAGCGTCCAGTAAGCCGGTCTTCGATAGAAAACACGTTGATATTAAAAAGTTTCAGCTGCCGATTGTCGGGTATTTAAGAGCCAAGGCATTGTTTCATTCTATAAAACAAACCAATAGTATGTTGCGGTTAGATTATTTGATGGCATATGATTTAATTTCTGAAAGAAAGGCCCAAGAAATTGAAAAAATGTATAATTTTCTTATGCATCTGCGAATAAAATGGCAGGTAAGCCTCATACTTGACAATGACTGGCCATCCAACACCGTTTGGTTAAGTAATCTTACGGCAATAGAGCAGGAGACGCTTAGAAATATAATTAAAGAGGTGGTAAAATTACAGGAAGAACTGCAATCGATGGTTTAA
- a CDS encoding FAD-binding oxidoreductase → MISEKVIQELKEICGSKFVSCEKTDRVLYSYDATRKQFLPDVVVHPADAQAVSRIMTLAHHHRIPVYPRGSGTGFTGGALPVHGGMVMGMSRMNRILDIDQENLVAVVEPGVVTGDFQKAVEALGLFYPPDPASLKVSSLGGNVAECAGGPRCVKYGVTKDYVIGLEVVTPTGDRIETGGTTMKGVVGYDLTKLFCGSEGTLAVITKIILKLLPKPQAKKTMLVVFDAIDGAAKAVSAIIREKIIPATLEFMDGRTLDCLRQTAGLSMPEAAGAALIIEVDGDREFLDKQTQRILTVIESLGVLENRVANTFEESEEIWKIRRAISPSLKKLGLEKFNEDICVPRSRLPEMIRRIEKISDQYNLPIVNFGHAGDGNIHVNIMADKADAKQMANAEHAVEALFRATLALGGTMSGEHGVGIMKAPYLSLELSSQSILYMKTLKKALDPHNILNPGKIFPDDDAPLPGEMK, encoded by the coding sequence ATGATATCTGAAAAAGTGATCCAGGAACTCAAAGAGATCTGCGGTTCCAAATTTGTAAGCTGTGAAAAGACCGATCGTGTGTTGTACAGCTATGATGCCACGCGTAAACAATTTCTTCCGGATGTCGTGGTGCATCCGGCGGATGCCCAGGCCGTATCCCGGATCATGACCCTTGCCCACCACCACCGTATTCCGGTTTATCCCAGGGGTTCCGGTACCGGATTCACCGGTGGTGCCCTGCCGGTTCACGGGGGAATGGTTATGGGAATGAGCCGGATGAACCGAATCCTGGATATTGATCAGGAAAATCTTGTGGCCGTGGTGGAACCTGGTGTGGTGACCGGGGATTTTCAAAAGGCCGTGGAGGCGTTGGGTCTGTTTTATCCCCCGGATCCGGCGTCCCTGAAAGTCTCCAGCCTGGGGGGAAACGTGGCCGAATGCGCAGGCGGTCCCCGGTGTGTCAAGTATGGCGTGACTAAGGATTATGTCATCGGCCTGGAGGTCGTGACGCCCACAGGCGACCGCATTGAAACCGGTGGCACCACCATGAAAGGCGTGGTGGGCTACGATCTGACCAAGCTTTTCTGTGGCTCCGAAGGCACCCTGGCCGTTATCACCAAAATTATTTTAAAATTGCTTCCCAAACCCCAGGCCAAGAAGACCATGCTGGTGGTGTTTGATGCCATTGACGGTGCGGCCAAGGCCGTATCCGCCATTATCCGTGAAAAGATCATTCCCGCGACCCTGGAATTCATGGACGGTCGGACATTGGACTGCCTCAGGCAGACCGCAGGGCTGTCTATGCCGGAAGCCGCCGGAGCGGCCCTGATTATAGAGGTGGACGGGGACAGGGAGTTTCTGGACAAACAGACCCAAAGAATACTGACGGTGATCGAATCCCTGGGCGTTTTGGAGAACCGGGTGGCCAATACGTTTGAGGAAAGCGAAGAGATCTGGAAGATCCGCAGAGCGATTTCTCCTTCATTAAAAAAGCTTGGACTGGAAAAGTTCAACGAAGATATTTGTGTGCCCAGGTCCAGGCTGCCGGAGATGATCCGTCGGATCGAAAAAATTTCCGACCAATATAACCTGCCCATAGTCAACTTCGGTCATGCCGGCGACGGAAATATCCACGTCAACATCATGGCGGATAAAGCCGATGCAAAACAAATGGCCAATGCCGAGCATGCTGTTGAGGCACTGTTCCGGGCCACACTGGCGTTGGGCGGAACCATGAGCGGAGAACACGGCGTTGGTATTATGAAGGCCCCCTACCTTTCCCTGGAGCTGTCAAGCCAGTCGATCCTTTACATGAAAACGCTTAAAAAAGCGCTGGATCCGCATAATATTCTTAATCCGGGCAAAATTTTTCCAGACGATGACGCCCCGCTTCCCGGAGAGATGAAATGA
- a CDS encoding AEC family transporter has product MFSQFFSIFFNVVTPVFVLILTAYFFGNRLGIHSRSLSRTSYYLLVPAFVFNVLSQVKIDAVTAFRMMVGIGLVYMITGLLGWILARGMGRSKEISTAFLMTCIFGNVGNYGLALTKFCLGPDAMESATIYMLTANTFSFFCCVMAAGWLKGGGTGAFKDLIKTPGITIVPLALIFPVAGIAPPIMVQRIAGLLGDAMIPVLLLALGLQLKEAGKLNFGIDVFLASLIRLIAGPAIAFAMIPLVGISGIEASAGILQAAMPSAVLTAIIAMENDVAPTFVTSVICVSTLLSLVTLTVVMSLL; this is encoded by the coding sequence ATGTTTTCCCAATTTTTTTCCATTTTTTTTAATGTTGTTACCCCGGTATTTGTCCTGATACTGACAGCCTATTTTTTCGGGAACAGGCTTGGAATTCATAGCCGGTCTCTTTCCCGAACAAGCTATTATCTGCTTGTGCCAGCCTTTGTTTTCAATGTGCTCAGTCAAGTTAAAATTGATGCGGTAACCGCATTTAGAATGATGGTCGGTATTGGACTGGTCTATATGATCACAGGACTCCTTGGTTGGATCCTGGCAAGGGGCATGGGGCGCAGCAAAGAGATATCCACAGCATTTTTGATGACCTGTATATTTGGAAATGTGGGCAATTACGGTTTGGCTCTGACAAAATTTTGCTTGGGTCCTGACGCCATGGAAAGTGCAACCATTTACATGCTCACGGCCAATACTTTTTCTTTTTTTTGCTGTGTTATGGCCGCCGGATGGTTGAAAGGCGGCGGCACAGGCGCATTTAAAGATCTTATTAAAACACCGGGGATTACGATTGTGCCATTGGCCCTGATCTTCCCCGTGGCAGGTATCGCACCGCCAATCATGGTTCAGCGTATTGCAGGGTTGCTTGGTGACGCCATGATTCCAGTGCTGCTATTGGCGTTAGGACTGCAATTAAAAGAGGCAGGAAAACTGAACTTTGGCATAGATGTTTTTCTGGCAAGTCTGATTCGCCTGATTGCAGGACCTGCCATTGCCTTTGCCATGATCCCCCTGGTGGGCATCTCCGGCATTGAAGCCTCTGCCGGTATTCTTCAGGCGGCCATGCCGTCGGCCGTGCTTACGGCCATAATTGCCATGGAAAATGATGTGGCGCCAACTTTTGTTACTTCTGTGATCTGTGTTTCCACCTTACTCAGCCTTGTTACGTTGACCGTGGTTATGTCTTTACTTTAA
- a CDS encoding solute symporter family protein: MIYNASPFAVAIFVAFVLGVLWLSSFFAKKTQTSQGYYAAGGDIHWGVNGIAFAGDYLSAASFLGICGMIAFSGYDGFLYSIGYLAGWVVALFIVAEPLKRYGKYTFTDALNFKYNSRGIHLTAAISTLIVSICYLIPQMVGAGSLVTPLLGMPHYVGVILVGAIVIFIVATAGMASTTYVQFLKGGLLIIFSTILSICIFVHGIKNPPSEDYHKFQTINATVINENLTAIESDEYQIVGTNKNADGHFVKLNKAGVNTWWNLIEKDGNAYLEETLTVVKGKDGTELYNGEPKEAEKFYQVGHVSKLVVDGKEVTETGSVSPFKFLTTIEESTIVRFTKVIFMDNGDKVSLWYQTPTPGQEIMRPGLRFKVDKGSTFMSKLDFVSLMIALFFGTSALPHILIRYYTVSSAKAARKSTIVAITSIGFFYILTLFMGLGAMTTGVLDVQSSNMAGPLLAKFFGVAIFSIICAIAFATVLGTVSGLIVAASGAVAHDLISNYMGINLTDRGQVKAGKIAAVVVGIIAIFLGIAFKGVNVSFLVGLAFAVAASANLPAIIMMLFWKRTNAKGISASIVVGIISALTIILLSPKTFEVYGLPAASAPIPMNNPGIISIPLSFITLVVVSLMTKKNEHDWEGKGQQA, encoded by the coding sequence ATGATATATAATGCATCTCCGTTTGCTGTCGCAATATTTGTTGCTTTTGTACTTGGTGTTCTCTGGTTGTCATCTTTTTTCGCAAAAAAAACACAGACATCACAAGGTTACTATGCTGCTGGAGGAGATATACACTGGGGTGTAAATGGTATTGCCTTCGCAGGCGATTATCTTTCAGCCGCCTCCTTCCTTGGGATATGCGGGATGATCGCATTCAGCGGATACGACGGATTTTTATATTCAATCGGGTATCTTGCTGGATGGGTCGTTGCCCTGTTTATTGTGGCCGAGCCGCTGAAGCGCTATGGTAAATACACATTCACAGATGCACTTAATTTTAAATACAATTCAAGAGGCATTCACCTCACAGCGGCTATCAGCACGCTGATTGTCTCTATATGTTATCTTATACCTCAAATGGTAGGCGCCGGAAGCCTTGTGACGCCTCTGCTTGGCATGCCGCATTACGTGGGGGTTATCCTTGTCGGCGCTATCGTTATTTTTATTGTAGCAACAGCAGGGATGGCATCAACCACTTACGTTCAATTCTTAAAAGGCGGCCTGTTAATCATTTTCTCAACAATTCTTTCAATTTGCATATTTGTGCATGGTATTAAAAATCCGCCCTCAGAAGATTATCATAAATTTCAAACAATAAATGCCACTGTAATAAATGAAAATCTTACAGCAATTGAAAGCGATGAGTATCAAATAGTCGGGACAAATAAAAATGCCGATGGCCATTTTGTAAAATTAAACAAAGCGGGCGTAAATACATGGTGGAATTTGATCGAAAAAGATGGAAATGCCTACCTTGAGGAGACGCTTACAGTTGTAAAAGGCAAAGATGGCACAGAACTTTATAATGGCGAGCCAAAGGAGGCCGAGAAATTCTACCAAGTAGGCCACGTAAGCAAGCTCGTCGTTGATGGAAAAGAGGTTACGGAAACAGGCAGCGTTAGCCCATTTAAATTCCTGACAACAATAGAAGAGAGCACTATCGTCCGTTTCACCAAAGTAATATTCATGGATAATGGTGACAAAGTGTCGCTCTGGTATCAGACGCCGACACCAGGTCAGGAGATCATGAGACCCGGATTAAGATTCAAAGTAGATAAGGGTTCAACCTTTATGTCCAAGCTTGATTTTGTCTCCCTTATGATAGCATTGTTTTTTGGCACCTCTGCACTGCCTCATATTTTGATCAGATATTATACAGTATCAAGCGCAAAGGCAGCGCGTAAGTCAACTATCGTTGCTATAACATCCATAGGGTTCTTTTATATACTTACCCTTTTCATGGGACTGGGGGCAATGACGACTGGCGTACTGGATGTTCAGAGCAGTAACATGGCCGGCCCTCTCCTGGCTAAATTTTTTGGTGTTGCAATATTCTCTATAATATGTGCCATTGCCTTTGCAACGGTTCTCGGGACAGTATCCGGGCTTATTGTGGCAGCATCTGGTGCTGTTGCCCATGACCTGATTTCCAATTATATGGGGATTAATCTGACCGATAGGGGTCAGGTAAAAGCGGGTAAAATTGCGGCAGTCGTGGTCGGGATAATCGCTATATTCTTGGGGATAGCGTTCAAAGGGGTAAATGTATCATTTCTTGTAGGGCTGGCTTTTGCGGTTGCGGCATCAGCAAACCTGCCCGCGATTATAATGATGCTGTTCTGGAAAAGGACGAATGCAAAGGGTATTTCCGCATCCATCGTAGTGGGTATAATAAGCGCCTTAACAATCATTTTACTTTCGCCCAAGACTTTTGAGGTGTATGGGCTTCCCGCTGCAAGCGCTCCTATTCCCATGAATAATCCCGGTATAATTTCAATACCGCTTAGCTTTATAACCCTGGTTGTTGTGTCTTTAATGACAAAGAAAAACGAACACGACTGGGAGGGCAAAGGACAACAAGCATAA
- a CDS encoding (Fe-S)-binding protein codes for MKDLEQYRQWCQACVKCGACRATCPVFKAENLEGGVARGKITLVQAMMDGQLFAEDRLVHDLSQCLLCGSCTNLCPNQVPTAQIVAAARREVAQQKGLSGFGKGVATLLTHKTAMDWMSKSGDLASRLLCRQIPETSGLRLRFPVPGIPRERTLPKPSFKPFLKRDIRQTVSPSASPRVLFFVGCGINYLYPEIGECLVRILNFMGVHVTLTDEQGCCGLPALSAGAGDAVKILAQRNLKALKLHAFDYVLTACASCHGTLAGIYPTLGADYQPFAEKTRDVMDFLMDMDLAGRLASLPRSEERIKVTYHDPCHLRNHGLTRAPRLLLSALPQVDYVEMVDAATCCGLGGTFSIHHYETSQKIGNQKANHVAQSGAEIVATACPGCMIQLQDSLNRQNISARAVHLLELVCQALPVK; via the coding sequence ATGAAAGATCTGGAACAATACCGACAGTGGTGCCAGGCCTGTGTCAAGTGCGGTGCCTGTCGGGCCACATGCCCGGTGTTTAAGGCTGAGAACCTGGAAGGCGGTGTCGCCCGGGGGAAAATCACCCTTGTCCAGGCCATGATGGATGGGCAACTCTTTGCCGAAGACAGGCTGGTCCATGATCTGTCCCAGTGCCTGCTGTGCGGCAGCTGCACCAATCTATGTCCCAACCAGGTGCCCACCGCGCAGATCGTGGCGGCGGCTCGCAGGGAAGTGGCTCAGCAAAAGGGGCTGTCCGGATTTGGTAAAGGCGTGGCCACCTTGCTGACGCATAAAACGGCCATGGACTGGATGAGTAAAAGTGGAGATTTGGCTTCCCGGCTTCTGTGCCGGCAGATTCCTGAAACAAGCGGCTTAAGACTGCGGTTTCCTGTGCCGGGCATCCCCCGGGAACGCACCTTGCCCAAGCCGTCATTCAAACCCTTTTTGAAGCGGGATATCCGTCAGACGGTTTCCCCATCAGCAAGTCCCAGGGTACTTTTTTTCGTAGGCTGCGGTATCAATTACCTATACCCAGAAATTGGTGAGTGTCTAGTTCGTATTCTCAACTTCATGGGGGTTCATGTGACCCTCACCGATGAACAGGGCTGCTGCGGGCTTCCCGCCTTGTCCGCCGGTGCGGGAGATGCGGTAAAAATTCTTGCCCAAAGAAATTTGAAGGCTTTGAAACTTCACGCCTTTGACTATGTACTCACAGCCTGTGCTTCCTGCCACGGCACTCTGGCCGGGATTTATCCCACGCTTGGGGCCGACTACCAGCCCTTTGCCGAAAAGACCCGGGACGTCATGGATTTTTTGATGGATATGGACCTGGCCGGCCGACTGGCATCTTTGCCCCGGTCAGAGGAGCGGATTAAGGTCACCTACCACGATCCCTGCCACCTGCGAAATCACGGCTTGACCCGGGCTCCCAGGCTGCTGCTTTCCGCATTGCCCCAGGTCGACTATGTTGAGATGGTGGATGCGGCAACCTGTTGCGGTCTGGGCGGGACCTTCTCCATACACCATTACGAAACCAGCCAAAAGATCGGCAACCAAAAGGCAAACCATGTTGCCCAGAGCGGGGCTGAAATTGTTGCAACGGCTTGTCCGGGATGCATGATTCAGCTTCAGGACAGTCTTAATCGCCAAAATATTTCTGCCAGGGCAGTTCATCTTCTGGAACTTGTATGCCAGGCACTGCCAGTCAAATAA
- a CDS encoding TRAP transporter large permease subunit: MLFLFIGSLLDTPAAIVIIFFILEPLAVNLGIDAIHLGAVIVVNVVIGFITAPFGCNLFVA; this comes from the coding sequence ATTTTATTTCTTTTTATTGGATCGTTACTGGACACGCCTGCAGCCATAGTTATTATATTTTTCATACTGGAACCTCTTGCAGTGAATCTGGGCATTGATGCCATTCACCTGGGGGCCGTGATTGTAGTGAACGTTGTCATCGGTTTTATTACCGCGCCGTTTGGTTGCAACCTGTTTGTGGCCTAA
- a CDS encoding sigma-54 interaction domain-containing protein, translating into MLKYTPIAQFAIGLDHRVKVWNRACEVLTGVSAEDIIGTDHQWKIFYPRKRPILADLVVEQDYNKFLEIYGTKNPAESNIVPNAWEATDYFENFNGKPRYLYFLAAPVFDHEGNITGAVTTLQDVTLRKMQEEAMKRESEQLQQQYSLLRSSMGERFKFCNIIGKSQKMQEVYDVIVRAAACADSVVIHGESGVGKELVARAIHDSSERKNAPFLPVNCGAISESLLENEFFGHVKGAFTGAYNDKEGFLSHVQGGTLFLDEVGELSLNMQVKLLRAIEGGGYSPVGSNEVLYSDFRIVAASNLNLWDEVTKGRLRSDFFYRLYVIPVDIPPLRERKEDLALLADHFFSHMESPLHFDILPGKDIKALYNYHWPGNVRELQNVLRRYIALNSLDFMTLPENAPPEIPPEILSGIIDGRDSATDLPLTDAVGRFEKQLILSVLHITRWHRETAATKLGISRRTLYRKMMAHGLISTL; encoded by the coding sequence GTGCTTAAATATACGCCGATTGCCCAGTTTGCCATAGGGCTCGACCACAGGGTAAAGGTCTGGAACAGAGCCTGTGAAGTTCTTACCGGCGTATCCGCTGAAGATATTATTGGCACAGATCACCAGTGGAAGATTTTTTATCCCAGAAAACGGCCTATTCTGGCCGATCTTGTCGTTGAGCAGGACTATAATAAATTCCTTGAAATATACGGCACAAAAAATCCAGCAGAATCCAACATTGTACCCAATGCCTGGGAAGCAACAGACTATTTTGAAAATTTTAATGGAAAACCAAGATATCTATATTTTCTAGCGGCTCCTGTTTTTGACCATGAAGGCAACATTACAGGCGCAGTCACAACACTTCAGGATGTTACGCTTCGCAAAATGCAGGAAGAGGCCATGAAGCGTGAATCCGAACAGCTCCAGCAACAGTATTCCCTGTTGAGGTCCTCGATGGGTGAGCGCTTCAAGTTCTGCAATATCATCGGAAAAAGCCAAAAAATGCAGGAGGTCTATGACGTAATTGTACGGGCGGCAGCCTGTGCTGATAGTGTTGTTATCCACGGTGAATCAGGGGTAGGAAAAGAGCTGGTTGCAAGGGCTATACACGATTCCAGCGAAAGAAAAAACGCACCGTTTCTTCCTGTCAATTGTGGTGCCATTTCTGAATCTCTCCTGGAAAATGAGTTTTTTGGTCATGTAAAAGGCGCTTTTACCGGTGCTTATAATGACAAAGAAGGCTTTCTTTCCCATGTACAGGGCGGCACCCTGTTTCTTGATGAAGTTGGAGAACTTTCCTTGAACATGCAGGTCAAGCTCCTGCGGGCTATAGAAGGGGGAGGGTATTCCCCGGTAGGGAGCAATGAGGTGCTTTATTCCGATTTCAGGATTGTTGCCGCAAGCAACCTGAATCTATGGGATGAGGTTACAAAAGGCCGACTCCGCAGCGATTTTTTTTACCGCTTATATGTGATACCGGTAGATATTCCGCCCCTTCGTGAACGCAAAGAAGACCTTGCCCTCCTTGCCGATCATTTTTTCAGCCATATGGAATCACCTCTCCACTTCGATATCTTACCTGGAAAAGACATAAAAGCGCTATACAATTACCACTGGCCCGGAAATGTCAGGGAGCTCCAGAATGTTCTCCGCAGGTATATTGCCCTTAACAGCCTGGATTTTATGACTCTCCCGGAGAACGCCCCCCCTGAGATCCCACCTGAAATCCTTTCAGGAATCATTGACGGTCGCGATTCAGCTACAGACCTTCCGCTGACAGATGCCGTTGGCCGGTTTGAGAAACAGCTTATTCTTTCTGTCCTTCATATCACCCGTTGGCACAGAGAAACAGCCGCTACAAAACTGGGGATTTCTCGCAGGACTCTCTATCGTAAAATGATGGCCCATGGGCTCATAAGTACGTTATAA
- a CDS encoding DUF485 domain-containing protein, whose translation MSHGPATQWGEDKAIAYKTKFGLWLFIIYVLVYIGFIWINVSSPKTMAMIVFAGQNLAVVYGFGLIALAFVMGIIYDYLCTKKEEELNVEGSDK comes from the coding sequence ATGTCACACGGACCTGCGACTCAATGGGGTGAGGACAAAGCGATTGCCTATAAAACAAAATTTGGTTTGTGGCTGTTTATTATTTACGTTTTAGTCTATATCGGATTTATCTGGATCAACGTTTCCAGTCCGAAAACAATGGCGATGATAGTTTTTGCCGGTCAAAATCTGGCAGTTGTGTACGGCTTTGGCCTGATTGCTTTGGCCTTCGTAATGGGCATCATTTACGACTATCTTTGCACCAAAAAAGAAGAAGAACTGAATGTGGAGGGTTCTGACAAATGA